The nucleotide sequence GCGGCGATCCGCCCGGCGACCTCCTCCGCCACCAGGCGCGTGCGTGACGAGGGCTGAGGGTTCCCGACCAGGACGACGATGCTCGACATGCCCCCCATGCAAGCCGATCGCCAGGGGATCAGAACCTTCGATGACGCCATGCGCCGCCGTATGACGGCGCGTTTCCTCGTGTTTCGTGCCGACCCCATCCTGGCCGGGGAGCCGCGCCTACCGTCGTGCCATGACCGCTCTCCCCAGTGCCTCCGCGACCGATCAGCATCCCGCGACGCGTTCGATCTGCGGCGCGATCTCCCCGCTGGAGTTTCGCACGCTGTTCCGTGGGCACCCCAGCGGCGTCGCCGTCATCACGGCGACCGGCTCCGGCGGTCCGGTCGCGCTCACCGCGTCGTCCGTATCGTCGGTCAGCGCCGATCCGCCCCTGCTGGTGTTCTCGGTGTCGTCGATCTCGTCGTCGACGCCGACGATCCTCGCGGCCGACTCCGTGGTCGTGCATCTGCTGGACGCCGACGATATCGATCTCGCGCGCCTGGGAGCAACGAGCGGCGTCGACCGCTTCGCCGACTCCGAGTCGTGGGCGCCGCTGCCCACCGGCGAGCCGGTCTTCCGCGGGGTGCGGGCGTGGGTGCGGTGCGCAGTGGTCAGTCGCATGGATGCCGGCGGCTCGACGGTCATCGCCGCACATGCGGTGCAGGCGCACATCGCCCGGGAGGAGTCCGACGCCGGGGGTGGTGCACTGGTCTATCACAACCGCGGCTGGCACCGGCTGGGCGACCACTCCCGCGTGGGCTGACGTCCGCGATCCATCATCCGAACCCGAGCTAGAGGAAAGAACGACCGTGACCGAACAGGTGCACATCGCCATCGCCTTCGAGCGCACCGGCTGGCATCCCGCCGCCTGGCGCGAGTCCACCGCGCGTCCCCACGAGCTGGCCTCGCCTGCCTACTGGCGCGATCTGCTGCGCACCGCCGATGACAGCGGAGTCGCGCTGGCGACGATCGAGGACGCGTTGTCGCTGACCGACCGCTTCGAGCCGCTCGAGGGCCTGCGGCGTGACCGTGTCCGCGGCCGCCTCGACGCCGTCCTGATCGCTTCCTTCGTCGCACCGCTGACACGCCGGATCGGTCTCGTACCGACCGTGACGACGGCGCACACCGAGCCGTTCCATGTCGCGACGGGCATCCAGACTCTCGACTTCGCCAGCCGCGGCCGCGCCGGCGTGCGCCTGGTCGCGGGAGCTTCCGCCGCGGAGCGGGCGAACTTCGGGCGCCGCGCCGCGGGCGTCGACGCGATCCCCGCCTCCGGCCGGGTCGAGGACTCCCCCGAGATCCTCGCGGCTTTCCGCGAGGCCAGCGAGTTCGCCGACGTCCTGTCGCGGCTGTGGGACTCCTGGCAGGACGACGCCATCATCCGGGATGCCGCGACGGGCCGCTTCCTCGACGCCGACCGGGTGCACAACATCGAGTTCGAAGGCGAGTTCTTCGCGGTCACCGGGGCATCGATCGTGCCGCGGTCGCCGCAGGGACGGCCACTGCTCACGGTCCTCGCGCACCAGACGGTGCCCTACCGGCTCGCCGCGGCGCATGCCGACCTCGTCTTCACCACGCCCCACGAGGCAGGCGGCCGCCCCGGCTTCGAGCTGGACGCCATCCGCGCGGAACTGGATGCCGCGGCCGACGATCTGCGCACGGGCGACGAACGCCTGCGGGTCTACGCCGACCTCCTCGTGCTGATCGAAGACACCGAGCCGGCTGCACGCAGCGCGGCCGAGCGCCTCGATGAGTGGGACGGCGCGCCGCTCACCTCCGACGCGCGCATCGTCGTGGGCACACCCGGCGACGTCGCCGACGCGGTGCGTGAACTGGCCGCCGCCGGTGTCGACGGGGTGCGCCTGCGGCCCGCCCGCCTGCCCGCCGACGTCGTGGCGATCGCCGAGAAGGTCGTGCCGCTGCTGCGGTCCACCCGCACGCTGCGCGAGGACGACGGCGCCGGCACGCTGCGTGCGCGCCTCGACCTCGCCCGCCCCGAGAGCCGCTACGTCCGAGAGAAGGTCGCGCTGTGAGCCGCAGCATCCGTCAGATCCACCTCGCCGCCCACTTCCCCGGCGTCAACAGCACCACCGTCTGGACCGACCCGACCGCGGGCAGCCAGATCGACTTCGCGTCGTTCGAGCACTTCGCCGCGACCGCCGAGCGCGGGCTGTTCGACTACGTCTTCCTCGCCGAGGGACTGCGCCTGCGCGAGCACAAAGGCCGAATCCACGAGCTCGACGTGCTGGGCCGCCCGAACACGTTGTCGATCCTCGCCGCGGTCGCCGCTATCACCGAGCACGTCGGGGTCGTCGGCACGCTCAACACGACGTTCAACGAGCCGTACGAGCTCGCGCGGCAGCTGGCGACCCTCGACCACCTGTCGGGCGGCCGTGCCGGCTGGAACGCGGTGACGAGCTCCGACGCCTTCCACGGCGCCAACTTCCGCCGCGGCGGATACCTCGACCACGCCGATCGTTACGAGCGGGCGCGTGAGTTCGCACAGCTCGCCAAGGAGCTCTGGGACTCCTGGCCTGAAGACGGCGTGCGGGCGGATGCCGCGACCGGCGTGTTCCTCGACGACGGCGTGCCCACACGTGTGCGCCACCGCGGCGCGCAGTTCGACGTCGACGCGCTGTTCGACGTGCCCCGCTCGCCGCAGGGCCGCCCGGTGATCGTGCAGGCCGGCGACTCGGCCGACGGCCGCGCGTTCGGCGCCGAGCACGCCGAGGTCATCTTCTCGCTGCATCAGGAGTTCGAGGACGCCCGGGAGTTCTACGACGACGTCAAGGGGCGGCTCGCCCACTACGGCCGCCAGGAGGACTCGCTCAAGATCCTCCCCGCCGCGACCTTCGCGATAGGCGACACCGACGAGGAGGCCCGCGAGCGCTCACGCGAGATCGCGCTGCAGCAGGTGCGTCCCGAGGTCGCGCTCACCTACGTCGAGCAGGTCTGGGGCCGCGACCTCTCGGGCTACGACCCGGACGGGCCGCTGCCCGACGTCGAGCCCGACACCGGCAGCGAGACGGCGCGGGGCTGGGCGAACCGGCACGCGGCGGTGCGGGCACGCATCGCGAAGCTGCGCGAGCTGTCGGAGGCCGAGGGGCTCAGCATCCGCGAGCTGGTCATCCGCCTCACCGCGCAGCACACCTTCGTCGGCACGCCCGCGCGCATCGCGGCCGAGATCGATCGGTTCGTGCAGGAGCGCGCGACCGACGGCTTCACGATCGTCGGGCACCTGACTCCACACGGCCTCGACGAATTCGCCGAGCGCGTCGTGCCGCTGCTGCAGGAACGCGGCTCGTACCGCCGGTCATACGACGAGGGCGCGACGCTCCGCGACCTGCTCGGTCTCCCGGTACCGCACCCCGCACCGGCACTCGCTGCGCGATGAGCGATCGCGCGCGCCTGCTGTTCGTCGGAGCGGGCCCCCGGGCCGCCATGCTCCTGGAACGCGTGCTGGCGCGCGCAGACGGCCACACCCAGCTCGACATCGACCTCGTCGACCCGCACCCTCCCGGCGCCGGCCGCATCTGGCGCCACGCGCAGTCGCCACTGCTGAAACTCAACTCGATGGCGAGCGACGTCACGGTGTTCACCGACGACAGCTGCACCATCGACGGACCGGTGCGCCCTGGTCCCTCGCTGAGCGAGTGGCTCGAGCTCTGGCGCGCAGGCGAGCTGCCCGAGGTCGAGCTCGACGAACTGTCGGCCGCCGAGGCACGCACGCTCGCGCCCGAAGGCTTCCCGACGCGGCGCCTCCACAGTCATTACCTCGACTGGTTCTTCCGCCGCACTGCGGCGAGCGCGCCAGAGGGTGTGACGATCCGTCTGCACACGGACACGGTGACGTCGGTGCGGCCGGCGCCGTCGGGGAGGCACCGCGTTTCGCTCGCGAGCGGTCGCGAAATCGTGACGGATGCTGTGGCTTACTGCCTGGGCCACACCGAGCGGGAGCCCGATCCGGCGTCTGCAGCGCTTGCGGCGGCCGCGCTGCGCGAGGGGCTCGTGTACGTGGGCCCGGCGTTCACCGCGGATGCGGACCTGTCCGTGCTGCCGGAGCAGGGGGACGTCATCGTGCGCGGAATGGGCCTCGCGGCCGTCGATCTCGTGGTGCTCCTCACCCAGGGACGCGGCGGCCGGTTCGACCGGGACGGCGACGGCGCCCTCCGCTACCTGGCGTCGGGACGCGAGCCCCGGCTGCACCTCGGCTCGCGCCGCGGCGTGCCATACCGCTCCAAGGTGACCTCGACGCTGCAGGGCGACGCGCCGCTGCGCGAGGTGCTCACGCCCGAGGCGATCACCGACCTGCAGCGCGCGGGACGGCCCCTCGACTTCGACCACGATGCCTGGCCGCTCATCGCCGGCGAACTGCTGCACGGCCACTACCGCGAGCTGTTCACCGGCCATCCGGAACGGGTGGCCACCACCTGGGACGGCTTCCGGCCGGTGCTGCGGGCGCACGCGTGGGACGACCCGGCGCTTCAGGATGCCATCGCCACGGTCGTGCCCGATCCCCTGGACCGGTTCGACGTCGCCGCATTCGATCGCCCATTCGCCGGCGCGGAATTCGCGGACACCGACGAGGCGCACCGCCAGGTGCGCGCCCACATCGCGGACGACCTGCAGCTGCGCACGAACCAGGAGCGCAGCCCCGCCCAGGGCGTCTTCATGGCGGCGCTCCTGTCGTTCATGGCGCTGTCGGAGATCCCGAAGGAACGCTGGAACGCGCGCTCGCGCGCACACACGCTGCCGGTCCGCTGGCACACCTTCTTCAGCTACCTGGCGAGCGGACCGCCGCCGCATCGGCTCGAGGAACTGCTCGCCCTCGCCGATGCGGGGGTGGTGCGCTTCCTCGGCCCCGACGTCACCGTCACCGTCGAGCCACGCGGATTCGCGGCATCCAGCGCCCGCGTTCCCGGCGAGACGGTAGCCGGAGCGCTCGTCGACGCGTGGCTTCCGGCTGCCGATGCCCCCCTCAGCACGAATGTCGCGCTGCGCGAGCTCGCGACCGTGCACGGCACCGAGCTGCGGGTTGCCGATGAGGACTACGACGGCTCGCTCGGCCGCGTGCGGGTCGCCGAGAACGGGCGCGTGCTGCGACCCGACGGCTCGCCGCACGACACCCTCTTCGCCATCGGGCCGTTCACGTCCCAGACCGAGGCCGGCGCGTTCACCCGGCCCGCGGCGAACTCCCTGTCGCTGCGGCAGACCGACGCGGTCGCCGGTGCCATCGCGGCCCGCCTCGACCTCGCCGTGCCCGTCGCGCCGTAGCTCGACGCCCCCTCTCCGGCACCTCTGTGTGACGCCGCGTGACGGCGTGTGACCGCGCGCAACCGACCTTCACGGCGTGTGACACGCGCCCTCGGGGTCGGCGCCGCACTTCAGAGACGCTGAGGTCACGAGCCGGCATCCCCGCCGCGACTTCCCGCCACAGCTTCTGGAGACACCATGTCGTTCACCCGACCCCGCACCGCCGCGCTCGCGGCGATCGGCGTCGTCGCGCTCACGCTGACCGCGTGCGCGACCGGCGCCGGCGACCCCGCCCCGAACGCATCCGCCGAGGCGGAGCCCGTCACGGGGGGCAACCTGACCTTCGCGATCTCAGTCGACAGCCAGTGCATCGACCCGCAGCAGGTCGGCAACAACGACGCCATCGCGATCGCTCGACAGACCGTCGCTTCGCTCACGATCCAGGACCCTGAGACGGGTGAGATCCTGCCGTGGCTTGCCGAGGAGTGGGAGGTCAACGGCGACGCGACGAGTTTCACGTTCACCCTCCAGGACGGCCCCACGTACGCCGACGGCGAACCGATCGACGCGGCATCCGTCAAGACGAATTTCGAGGCGATCCAGGCGCTGGGGGCGAAGGCGACGCTCGGCTCGTCGTACCTCGCCGACCTCGAGAGCATCGACGTGGTCGACGACCAGACGGTGACCATCAACTTCACCGAGCCGAATGCGCAGTTCCTGCAGGCGACGTCGACCTTCACCCTCGGCCTGCTGTCGCCGGCCACCGCCGCGGTAAGCCAGGCCGACCGCTGCCTCGGCGACTACATCGGCTCGGGTCCGTTCTCGGTGCAGAGCTACACGCCGAACGAGGGCGCCGTGCTCGAGCGCCGCGAGGGCTACGAGTGGGGCCCGTCGACCGCCGGCCACACCGGCGAGGCCTACCTCGACACCATCACGTACAAGGTAGTCCCCGAGTCTGGTAACCGCACCGGCAGCCTGCAGTCGGGTCAGATCGATGCGACCACGGGCATCGCGACGGCCGACGCCGTGCTGTTCGAGGGCGACGACTTCTGGTCGGTCAACCGCGCCAACCCCGGTTCGGTCTACAACCTGTACGCGAACCAGTCGACCGAGAAGCTCGCCGACGAGAACGTGCGCCTCGCGATCCAGAAGGGCATCGACCGCGAGCAGATCACCTCGACCCTGCTCGGCCCCGACGACCTGCCCGCCGTGTCGCCGCTCGCCTCGTCGACCCCGTACTTCACCGACCTGAGCGACGTGCTGGAGTACGACCCGGACGCCGCCGCCGAGTTGCTCGAGGAGTCGGGCTGGACCGAGGGCGACGACGGCATCCGCGAGAAGGACGGCGAGAAGCTCAGCTTCCACGTGACGTACTGGCAGTCGCCCAAGGAGGTGCTCGAGTTCGTGCAGCAGCAGCTGCGCCAGATCGGCGTCGACCTGCAGCTGACCTTCGCCAGCATTGCCGACGTCACCGCCGCGAACGCCGACGGCACGTACGACTTCTCGTACGGCAACCTGACGCGGGCCGATCCCGACGTGCTGCGCACGGTGTTCTCGGTAAGCGGCACCAGCAACGCCACCAAGCGCACCGAGCCCGCCAAGATCGACGAGCTGCTCGACGAGCAGGCCGCGATCATCGACCCGGCAGAGCGTCAGAAAGTCGTCGACGAGGCCGCCGAGCTGCTGATCACCGGCGGCTACTCGATCCCGATCTACCAGCTGTCGACCACGATCACGGCCGCGTCGAAGGTGCAGGGTCTGACGTTCGAGGCGTCCAGCCGCCTGGACTTCTACGACGCCTGGATCGCCGAGTAAGCGCGCACGGGCACACCGAAAGGGATGAGGGACGAGAACATGTGGGGTCGATACATCGCCCGGAGGATCGGGCAGGGCGTGATCGTCTTGTGGGCCGCGTACACGATCTCGTTCCTTATCCTTTACCTCCTTCCCGGCGACGCCGCGACCCTGTTCGCGGGCGG is from Microbacterium sp. LWH3-1.2 and encodes:
- a CDS encoding flavin reductase family protein; amino-acid sequence: MTALPSASATDQHPATRSICGAISPLEFRTLFRGHPSGVAVITATGSGGPVALTASSVSSVSADPPLLVFSVSSISSSTPTILAADSVVVHLLDADDIDLARLGATSGVDRFADSESWAPLPTGEPVFRGVRAWVRCAVVSRMDAGGSTVIAAHAVQAHIAREESDAGGGALVYHNRGWHRLGDHSRVG
- a CDS encoding LLM class flavin-dependent oxidoreductase; amino-acid sequence: MTEQVHIAIAFERTGWHPAAWRESTARPHELASPAYWRDLLRTADDSGVALATIEDALSLTDRFEPLEGLRRDRVRGRLDAVLIASFVAPLTRRIGLVPTVTTAHTEPFHVATGIQTLDFASRGRAGVRLVAGASAAERANFGRRAAGVDAIPASGRVEDSPEILAAFREASEFADVLSRLWDSWQDDAIIRDAATGRFLDADRVHNIEFEGEFFAVTGASIVPRSPQGRPLLTVLAHQTVPYRLAAAHADLVFTTPHEAGGRPGFELDAIRAELDAAADDLRTGDERLRVYADLLVLIEDTEPAARSAAERLDEWDGAPLTSDARIVVGTPGDVADAVRELAAAGVDGVRLRPARLPADVVAIAEKVVPLLRSTRTLREDDGAGTLRARLDLARPESRYVREKVAL
- a CDS encoding NtaA/DmoA family FMN-dependent monooxygenase (This protein belongs to a clade of FMN-dependent monooxygenases, within a broader family of flavin-dependent oxidoreductases, the luciferase-like monooxygenase (LMM) family, some of whose members use coenzyme F420 rather than FMN.), coding for MSRSIRQIHLAAHFPGVNSTTVWTDPTAGSQIDFASFEHFAATAERGLFDYVFLAEGLRLREHKGRIHELDVLGRPNTLSILAAVAAITEHVGVVGTLNTTFNEPYELARQLATLDHLSGGRAGWNAVTSSDAFHGANFRRGGYLDHADRYERAREFAQLAKELWDSWPEDGVRADAATGVFLDDGVPTRVRHRGAQFDVDALFDVPRSPQGRPVIVQAGDSADGRAFGAEHAEVIFSLHQEFEDAREFYDDVKGRLAHYGRQEDSLKILPAATFAIGDTDEEARERSREIALQQVRPEVALTYVEQVWGRDLSGYDPDGPLPDVEPDTGSETARGWANRHAAVRARIAKLRELSEAEGLSIRELVIRLTAQHTFVGTPARIAAEIDRFVQERATDGFTIVGHLTPHGLDEFAERVVPLLQERGSYRRSYDEGATLRDLLGLPVPHPAPALAAR
- a CDS encoding FAD/NAD(P)-binding protein translates to MSDRARLLFVGAGPRAAMLLERVLARADGHTQLDIDLVDPHPPGAGRIWRHAQSPLLKLNSMASDVTVFTDDSCTIDGPVRPGPSLSEWLELWRAGELPEVELDELSAAEARTLAPEGFPTRRLHSHYLDWFFRRTAASAPEGVTIRLHTDTVTSVRPAPSGRHRVSLASGREIVTDAVAYCLGHTEREPDPASAALAAAALREGLVYVGPAFTADADLSVLPEQGDVIVRGMGLAAVDLVVLLTQGRGGRFDRDGDGALRYLASGREPRLHLGSRRGVPYRSKVTSTLQGDAPLREVLTPEAITDLQRAGRPLDFDHDAWPLIAGELLHGHYRELFTGHPERVATTWDGFRPVLRAHAWDDPALQDAIATVVPDPLDRFDVAAFDRPFAGAEFADTDEAHRQVRAHIADDLQLRTNQERSPAQGVFMAALLSFMALSEIPKERWNARSRAHTLPVRWHTFFSYLASGPPPHRLEELLALADAGVVRFLGPDVTVTVEPRGFAASSARVPGETVAGALVDAWLPAADAPLSTNVALRELATVHGTELRVADEDYDGSLGRVRVAENGRVLRPDGSPHDTLFAIGPFTSQTEAGAFTRPAANSLSLRQTDAVAGAIAARLDLAVPVAP
- a CDS encoding ABC transporter substrate-binding protein, which translates into the protein MSFTRPRTAALAAIGVVALTLTACATGAGDPAPNASAEAEPVTGGNLTFAISVDSQCIDPQQVGNNDAIAIARQTVASLTIQDPETGEILPWLAEEWEVNGDATSFTFTLQDGPTYADGEPIDAASVKTNFEAIQALGAKATLGSSYLADLESIDVVDDQTVTINFTEPNAQFLQATSTFTLGLLSPATAAVSQADRCLGDYIGSGPFSVQSYTPNEGAVLERREGYEWGPSTAGHTGEAYLDTITYKVVPESGNRTGSLQSGQIDATTGIATADAVLFEGDDFWSVNRANPGSVYNLYANQSTEKLADENVRLAIQKGIDREQITSTLLGPDDLPAVSPLASSTPYFTDLSDVLEYDPDAAAELLEESGWTEGDDGIREKDGEKLSFHVTYWQSPKEVLEFVQQQLRQIGVDLQLTFASIADVTAANADGTYDFSYGNLTRADPDVLRTVFSVSGTSNATKRTEPAKIDELLDEQAAIIDPAERQKVVDEAAELLITGGYSIPIYQLSTTITAASKVQGLTFEASSRLDFYDAWIAE